The stretch of DNA GCCTAATTCCTGTGCAAAATGGCTATAATTGATGTCAATATCTACTTCAGCGAGCGGATGAATACGCAGGGCGGCTGCATAACTTTTTTCGATTTTTCCGGTATTTGTCAATAGGTAATCAGGGGTGTGCAGGTCTCCCTGTTTGACATAAGAACCCTCCGCCATGACACTCCACCACTTACCCCCCCTTTGTAATTTTAAGGTTCCCTCACCAGAGCGGCCATTGGATTTGCCGGTCAAGCTAAATTCACCCTTTAGCGGAGCGGAAAGGTCCAGTTTTGGTGCATTAATGAGGATGACACCGCCCAGGGCATCCGGCCCATACCGAACCGTCGCCGCTCCTTTAATGACTTCTATTTCATCTATCAAAGAAGGATCAATTTCGGGGGCATGCTCACTGCCCCAATTCTGGAATTCATGCCGGAGACCGTTATTAATAACTAAAATTCGATTGCTATGGAGCCCATGAATAACTGGTTTCACGATGTTTTGCCCGGTACTGATGGTATTTACGCCTGCAAACTGGCTAGCCACATCTCCTAATGATTGTGAAGAGACAGCGGCCAATTGTTCTTTGGAAAGGCTACTGCTGCTGCTGGAAGAAAGGTTGCTGGAATTCCGTTCTGCTTCGACCACCACGCCTTCTAGCATCAGCTCATCAGGTGCCAAAAATATTTCAACAAAAGGGTGATGGAAATCGTGATGGTGAATCAGTTTTTTATAGCCAAGAAAAGAGAATATAAGATCGTGGTCCTTTTCACAAAGATTATCTATCAAAAAATAGCCCTTTTCATCCGTGGCTGTGCCTGTGGTCGTGCCGTCTATCAGGACGTTTACAAAAGATAAGGGCTCTTTTGTATCCAAATCGTAGACGATACCTTCGGCTTTGTAGTCGCAGGTCCCTTTTTCCTGGGCGAAAGCTTGAAGGCTAAAAAATAGAATAGTGCTTAGTGATAGGATGTTTTTAATAGCTCTCATGGCAAGGATAGTGATAAATATTATCTTACAAAATACTCATTATTGCAACCCTGTTGCAAATGTAGGTTATTTATTCCTATATTTTTCAAAACCCTTGCTGATACTTTCTAGCGCGACAAATCAAGCCATTCCGGCAATTCATCGACTCCTTGTTTTTTGTACCGCTGGAGTACACTTTCCATGACGGTGGGGGAATATTCGAACCAATCTACCTGACGTTTGATTTTGTAGTTTTGATCAAAATAGAGCCAGATGGTAAACTCCATTCCCCAATCGACATCGATTAATTCTCCATAATAATAGAAAGGATTTAAATGCCCTCGAACCACTGCGGTGCTGTCCTCGACGACTAAGCTTTCGATGGCGAGGTGTTCTTGTTCGGGACTCAACTTGTGAAAACCGGTATCAGGCCAGTTATAAAAGCGTTCAAATTGCCAAAGGCTGTCCAATTTGATATGCAGCATGATATCGTGAAATTGGAGGTCTTCACGATAGAATGATAATAATTTGGGCCAATCTTTTCTTTCCGAAAAGGTGTTGAAATAAGCTTGGGCCGTTGTTCTAACTTGCTGTTCATAGGTATCCTCTCTTGCTGGAGAAAAAACGCTAGACCATTGATAGCCAAATAAACATAACCCAAAGAAAGCGGAAAGGATAAGTGAAAAGTGCTTGTTATTCATAAGCTTATTTTTGCCTGGCTATTTTTGAGTGCTTGAGACAAGTGCAATCAAAAGATAACGCTACCTTTGATTGTTGTCGCATGTCCAAAAAAAATATGGGAGAAAACTATTCTATCTGATACAACAATTGCACCATACCTGAATCATACGTCTTGGAATCAACCAATTTGAGCGGGGTTCGGTCTGCTATGCCTTCAAATAAAGGCATGCCTGTTCCTAATAACAGTGGATGTACAGCCAAGAAGAGTTCATTAATTAATCCTGCTTCAAGAAAGCTGCTCGCCAGGGAGGTTCCACCAAATAGCCAAATTTTTTTCCCTTCCTGTGCCCTAATTTTTTCTACTTCCGCTTTCAGGTCTCCATTCAGGAGCTGATAACCTTCGGCCACTTCAGTAAGCGTTTGAGAGAAGACATATCTCGTTTGGTCTTTGAAGAGGTCCTCTTCCATGGTGAGCATGAGTTCGTAAGATTTCCGGCCGTAAAAAATGGTGTCAATACTATTCATAAAATCGGGCATCCCATAATCCTGGTCGGTAAAACACCAGTCGAATTCGCCGTTTGGTCCGGCGATGAAGCCATCGAGACTGATGGCAACATTTAAAATGATTGTTCTCATATTAGGTTGTTATAAACCGTGCATGGCTTGTATTAAGGATTCCCGCTGGGTTTTAGAAACGGGAATTTTTTTGTTTCCAATGGTCACCTGATGGGGTTCAAAAACATCAATATGGCGCAAGGCAATGACAAAGGATTTGTGCACGCGCAAGAAATGATTTTCTGGTAATAACTCCATCAATTGCTGCATATTTAAACGGGAGATAAGTCTGCTATTCAAGGTATGAAAAAAGACATAATTGCCCTCTTTTTCTATGTAAAGAATTTCCGCGATGTTTAGTTTACATAACTTGGTTCCACTTTTCACATAAATGGTTTGGATGTTTTCTATGGCTTGGAAAGACGGCGATGGAGGAGGGAGGGACTTGTCTTTTTTCCATTGGTGTTGCTCTTGTGCTTTTAGGGAAGCATCCAGAAATCGGGCAAATGGGATGGGTTTTAATAAATAGTCAATAGCTTTTAAATTATAACTTTCAACAGCGTATTCGGCATAAGCAGTGGTGAAAATGATCATGGGTTGGTCGCCGACCAAAGAGCGGAAAGCCAGGCCGGAAAGGTTTGGCATATTGATATCGAGGAATACGAGGTCAACCTGGTTGGTTCGGAGCCAGGAGATGGCTTCCAGTGGATCCCTGAAGGTTTGTTTTAATTGCAGGAAAGAAATTTTGGCACAGTGAATCGAAATGATTTCCAGGGCTTTGGGTTCATCATCAACAGCAATGGCAGTAAGTGGTGGTGTCATGGTTTTAAATGTATATGAAGGTGAACACTAAAACTATCCGCATTTGCCTGGATATCTAGTTGATACTGATTTGGATAGATAAGCGCTAATCTTTTTTTTACGTTTTCCAATCCGATTCCAGCGGGGTGTTCCAAATCGTTTTTTTGGTGCTGGAAATTGGAATTGACAACTGTGAAGGTAAAAACATTGCCTTGCAGACTTCCGTTAATTTTAATAAATGCTTCGTGATGGAGTTTGATGCCATGTTTAAAGGCATTTTCGACAAAAGGGATCAGTATAAGCGGGGCAATTTTTTGTTTATGCAGCTCTCCCGTAATATTTAGCGCAATTAAAACCTGGTCCTCTTCGGATAGCCGCAATTGCTGTATTTCAATGACACTTCGGATATACGCTATTTCTTTTTCGAGTAAAACCTGGTCTGCCTTAGCATCATAAAGCATGTACCGCATGAGGTTGGACAATTCCGCAATGCCGGTGGAAAGTTCGGCTTGTTGGTTTCTTTCTGCTATCGCAAAAAGGTTGTTGAGGGTATTAAAAAGGAAATGAGGATTAATTTGAGCTTTGAGGAAATTGAGTTCAGCAGATAGCATTTCCTGCCGCAATTGTTGTTTTTGCTGCTCTCCTTTTATATAGTTTTTTCCTAAAGCATAGGCCGTGGACAGTCCTCCGAATAAGATGATTAGCAGGCCATTGAGTGGAGGGGCGATAAAAGAGAGATAGAAATCATCGGGTGCTGTGGAGGGGCGAAACAGCAAATTTAGGCCAGCTTCGATCCCCATGGATACCCCCGCCCAGAGCAAGACTTTGGGTAAAAAAAGGAGCCATTTTTTTCGCCGCATAAACCCTGGAATTAAAACAAAGGCATTCACATACACAAAAATAGCTTTGCCAATAAGGGTAAAAAAGATCGGCCAAATTAGCGAGTATTCTTTTTGAATAATTGTTGCATTTTCACCGTTCACTAGACTTTCCTGAATATTAATGACAGCAAAACCCTCATTGAGTATCCAAAAACTCAAACCCCAAAATAGCAGATGAATAAGGATCTCCCACCGATTGATTTTCATTGACTAATAATAAGTTTTTCTCCTGAGAGATTATAGTTCCTGATGGCAATACGCCTGAATTTGTGATGAAAGCGCGGAATAGTGGGAAGAATTGCTAATCCCATTTCCTGCTCTTTTGCTAACATCAACAGGGCGTTTGGTCACATCGATTTGTTTGCTAAGAATAGGGCTGTTATTTTTAAAGTTGTCTATACGTTCGTTATAAAATAAAATATAAATATGAAGTTGTACCTACCCATTATTGTCAGTTGCTTACTGGTCTTAAATTTAATGAATTGCCAAAGTACGCCAAAGCTGGGAGCTGACGCTATATCGCAATGGCAGGAAAGTCCAGCCGGGAAAAAAATGAATGAATATTTAGCTGCACAAGTGGAGAAAGGTTATTCCGGTGCGGTATTGGTGGTTAAAAATGGAGAGATCCTCCATCATGCAGGATATGGATTGGCAGATAGGGAGAAAGCGATACCGAATTCGATTCAAACGGTGTTTGACATTGGTTCGATCATGAAAGATTTCACGGATGTAGCCATCTTGCAATTGGAGGCGGCGGGAAAGCTATCAACGGATGATCCTCTTTCGCGATTTTTTGAACAAATCCCTGCTGACAAGGCGGCGATCACCATTCACCAATTGCTGCGTCACCAGTCAGGGCTTGGCGAATACCATGACACGGAGGGCGATTTTGAGCGGATGACGTATGAGGAAGCGATGAAAAGGATTTTTGCACAAAAGCTTCGTTTCCAACCAGGGTCGGATCAGGCCTATTCCAATTCGGGATTTACCCTTTTAGCTGCGATTATTGAAAAGGCTTCAGGTGAAGCCTACATGGACTATGTTCGGAAACATATTATAGACCCGATAGGCTTGCAAAGTGCCGCCTTTTTTGGGGAACGAGAACGCATGACCCTAGACCAGGTAGCGATTGGTTATGATGGTGTCAATGCTGGGCAAAACAACAATCCTTTTCACCGGGATTTACCCCAGTGGCAAATCATGGGCGCTGGCGGCCTGGTCCTAACCTTATCCGATTTGTATCATTTTGCCCTGGCCATTCGCGAAGGCAAGCTGCTGCCTGAATCGGGCGTTCAAAAATTTATGGAGGTTTATAATCCTGCCCGTCCAACAGATTGGAATGGCCCCGTTAGAGGCCTGGGTGGTGGAAGCGATGTGGGGTTTACGGTCATTTGTTTGCAATTTCCGGAAGAAGATGCTTATGTGTTGATGGCATCCAATACGCAAAAGTATGGTGGGTTCAAAATGGCTACCCCCATAGCAAAAATCCTTTTTGGACAAGAAGTAGTGGAAGAAAAAGAAGCCCCGCCATTTGTTGCGAAAAATGCAGCAGAATGGGGCTTGCCCGAGACAGTTGCGGGCAAGCAGGCTGCTTTATATTTAAATGCTATTTGTCAGAATGACCCTGATGCAGCCAGTGCCTTTGTTAAAACCCATTTTCATCCGGATTTATCTAAAGAACACACGGAAGAGGATCATATCAATTTTATGGGAATGGTTTTTCAAGAGGTAGGTAGTCAGCCCATTGTAAAAGATATTCAAAATGAAAGTGATACAACGATCTCCTTTTATCTACAGGCTTCGGAAGGTGCTGAATTGCTCAAGGTGCATTTGGGGGTAAAAAAGGATGCTCCACATCAAATTTTTAATATTTTAGTAGGAAATTAAAACCAAAGTATATGGCATACCTAAAGGCATGCTATGGGCTTTTTCGTGTCCTTTTTAACCGATATGGAACCCATAAAGGGGGAGTCGGGTGGCTATGCTTTCTCTACTTAATGTCACATAAAAAACCTAGAATGGCCAATTTATCCCTTGTTTAGCATCACAATAAAATCCGCCATCAAATCTAAGGTCTCCTCCTGTGTCTGTAAATGAGGCGTATGCCCGCAATTTTCGAGCAAAACAGCTTGGGCCTTGGCACCAATACCCTTTGCAATATCAAACAAGTGCTGCTGGGAAGCGTATTGGTCCTCCGCTCCTTGGAGCAACAAGCAAGGGGCTTCTATCCGTGGCAATAGACCTGTGATCTCCCAATCGGCGAAGCTGGGGTCAGTCCACGTTGCTGCCCAGGCGTAGAAGAGTGCCTCTGTTTTATCACCGTGGTATTTTTGCAGTTTCTCTCGTAAGGAGGTGGTTTTGAATTGTTGCATGGCGGTTTGGATGCCCGGTCGGCCTGCAGGTTCTACGTAAATGTGGGCGGCCTCGGTGATGACCCCTTTGGTATGAGGAAAATGGGCGGCATAAATCAGGGCAATGGAGCCACCATCACTATGCCCAATGAGGATAGGATGTTGGATGTCAAAATAATCAATGACTCCTCTCAAATAACCTAATGCTTCTTCGTGCAGATACAACTTATCCCTTTTTTTATCCATCGGATCAGAAAGTCCATGCCCTTGGCGATCATAACACAAGCCATTTAGACCAAGTCTTTGACAAAGCCGCTCAGGGAAATCCTTCCATAAGCTAACAGAGCCAAGGGCTTCGTGCAGAAAGATTAGCGTTGGCGCGAGTGAGTTGTCATTTAGGTGCCATTGTGCTACCCATAAGTTTTTGTCTTGGATAGGGTAAAGTCCGTTGTTTTTCATAATCGGTATTGTATGTCCAATGTGTTGATCTCCGCTGCTATAGCTGTTCGGATAAACCCGAACACCCAGCTACCCTTTGGTTGGAATCAAAATATTAATCAAAATCAAAATGGCAATGGCAATTTCAATGTCGTCTGTGTCGCTGTGCCGCTGGTTCGTGAGCTCCAGCTGTGAACCTGCCATGCCCCTAGCTCTCCTATTGCTCGGTTTTCAATGGCAATGACAATTTCAATGACAATTTCAATGTCTCCTGTGTCGCTGTGTCGCGGGTTCGCGAGCTCCAGCTGTGAACCTGCCATGCCCCTAGCTCTCCTATTGCTCGGTTTTCAATGGCAATGACAATTTCAATGACAATATTAATGCCTCCTGTGCCGCTGGTTCGCGAGCTCCAGTTGTGAACCTGCCATGCCCTTAGCTCTTCATGACAATGGCAATTTCAAATTCAATGGCAATTTCAATGTCTCCTGTGTCGCTGTGTCGCGGGTTCGTGAGCTCCAGCTGTGAACCTGCCATGCCCCTAGCTCTCCTCTTGCTCTGTTTTCAATGGCAATGACAATTTCAATGGCAATGCCTCCTATGTCGCCATGTCGCATGGTCCAATAGCTCCACGCGCCCCCCCCAAAAAACCTCCATTACCTCTTCCCCTCCACTACCTCCACGTCCCCAAAAAACAAGGAGCTCTATTCGGGTAAACCCGAACCCCCAGCCATCCAAATCATGCCACTTACCCAAACGCTTATTCATCGGAATCAGCAAAAAATATCAATAAAATACCACAGTTATCCCTTTAGAAGTATATTTTGGTCAAAAATCCAATGGCAATGAATCTTTTCCGACAAATATGCTGTTTAACCACGCTTATTCCGTTACTGACTTTTTCAGCTTCAGCCTCCGTTTTAGACATCAAAATAACATCCCGAGAAACCATTTTGAATGGCAAAAATTGGGGCGGGGCAGGCGCTTATGAAGTGCTAAAAGGTACGATTTATTATGGCTTTGATCCCGCGAAAGCAGCTAATCGGGGAATCGTTGATTTACAATTAGCTCCTAGAAACAGCGAAGGCCTCGTCTTGGCGCAAGGTACATTGGTGGTGGTGAAACCCATAGATGTGGCTAAAGGCAGTGGCCTGGCCATGGTAGAGGTGAGTAATCGCGGCGGAAAATTTACACCTTCCTATTTCAACCAGGCGACTAAATCAACGGAATTATTACCTGATGATCCTGCCTATTGGGGGGATGGGTTATTGATGGAACAGGGGATGACCCTGATCTGGGTGGGTTGGCAGTTTGATGTGCCCATATCCGACGATGTTTTGCGCCTGGAAGTGCCAAAGGCGAAAAATGAAGATGGGAGCCCGGTCTTTGGATGGGTGAGGAGCGACTGGACGGTGGACCAAGCAACGGAAGTCCTGAGCTTGGGGCATAGGGCACCAACCGGCTATCCGGCAATAGACCTGGGCAGCGATGAACACCAGTTGACCGTCCGGGATGGCCGGGATGCTCCCCGACAATTAGTCCCTGGATCCGACTGGCAATTTGCGGTGTTCAAGGATGGAAAACTGCTGGAGGATGCTGGAAATATTTGGCTGAAAGACGGATTCAAAGCTGGAAAGATTTACGAATTGGTTTATAAGGCCAAGGACCCAGCCATAGTTGGATTGGGCATGGCAGCCATCCGCGATGTGATGGCTTATGCCAAATACGATGCCAGTTGCCCCTTTCCGGTCAGGCAGGGAATAGCGGCAGGAGTCTCTCAAACGGGGCGCTTTCTGCGCACTTTTTTATATCACGGTATGAATACCGATGAGGCAGGCCGAAAGGTCTATGATGGCATGATGATCATTACCGCAGGAGCTGGCAGAGGCAGCTTCAATCACCGGTTTGCCCAACCTTCGCGCGATGGACATCGCTATTCCGCCTTTTTTTATCCAACTGATATTTTTCCATTCACCGGACAGACAGCAGCAGACCCCTTTGGCGGTACAAGTGATGGCTTATTCCTTCATACCCGCATCAAAGACCACTTGCCCAAGGTATTTTACATCAATACGGGCTATGAATATTGGGGCCGCTCGGCTTCGCTCATCCATACCACGCCCGATGGCCTGAAAGACCTGGAACCACTCCCCAATGAACGCATCTATCACATCGCGAGCGGACAACATTTTGTTGATGCTTTCCCGCCTCGATCCAATAGCCTGGTGTCTTCAGCTATTCCTGCCCATCAGGGCAATCCGCTTCAATTCAAGCCCAATTACCGGGCTTTAATGATCCAGCTGGCGGATTGGGTAAAGGGCAATGTTGCTCCGCCGGACAGCAAATATCCACGATTAGCAGAGGGGACTTTGGTGACCAAGGAAGCTTTGGCATTTCCAAAACTTGCTGGTATCGAAAAACCTACGGTTAACCAGCACCCTTATCAGGCAGATTACGGGCCTCGGTGGGCATTGGAAGGCATTATAGATCATCAGCCACCGAAATTGGGCTATGCTTATGTCAGTCTGGTTCCGCAGGTAGATGATTGGGGTAATGAATTGGGTGGGATTAGAAACGTAGAACTCACCGTGCCCCTGGCAACCCATACTGGGTGGAGTTTGCGAACGGGTATGGCTGCTAATCCCCAAGAACTTACTGATTTTAGAGGGCTTTTTATCCCCTTTTCACGAACAGAACAGCAACGATTAAGTCGAAATGACCCTCGTCCTAGCATCAATAACTTGTACAAGGATAAGGTCGTCTATTTGGAAAAAGTAGAGGCGGCAATAGATAAACTAGTCAAAGATAGGTTCCTGTTGGCCCAGGATAAAACTTATCTCAAAAACAATGCAGAGGCCTATTGGGACTATATGCACGAAGGTATGGAGGCGCAACTGGAGACCCGTGGGCCTGCGAATGGTAGCTTGATTGTGATTGGTGGCGGTCGGCTTGATGTGGAAATTTATGAAAAATTCAAAGAATTGGCTGGCGGCGAAGCGGCCAAGATCGTGATAATTCCTTCCGCTTCCGAAGACCGCTTCATCCTTCGCGATGATTATAATGACCAGGTAAAACAACCTTTTGAGAAAGTGGGTATAAAAGACATCACGGTACTCCATACCCGCGATCCGAAGGAGGCCGACAGCGAGGCTTTTGTGAAACCGCTTCAGGAAGCCACAGGCGTTTGGTTTGTTGGCGGCCGCCAATGGCGACTGGTAGACGCCTATGCAGGCACCCGCACCTTCGACGAACTACAGCAGGTGCTGGCGCGCAATGGCGTCATTGCTGGCACCTCTGCTGGCGCGACCATCCAAGGATCCTACCTCGCCCGTGGCGACTCCAAGACCAACACGGTCATGATGGGCGATCATGTAAACGGTTTTGGCTATATCACCAATATTGCCATCGATCAACACCTCCTCGCTCGCAATCGGCAATTTGACCTTTTTGAAGTATTGGACAAACATCCACACCTGCTAGGGGTTGGTCTGGATGAAGGAACAGCTATTGTGGTGAAGAAAGATGAAGCTGCGGTGATTGGTCGGAGTTATGTCGTTTTTTATGACCACCATAGTGGAGATCGGAGCTTTATGATGCTAAAAAAAGGGGATCGGTATGATTTGCGGCAGCGGCGGATGATCAGGGACTAAATGGTTGCCATGATTTCAATCAGATCCCGCGGCCAAGGCATCCAGGGGCATTCGGTCGGACCTATCCAGGCTTTTATCTAATTTTTTCAACCGATGCTTAGGGGTGATTGTTATTACCAATATGGCATACCTAACGGGGTGCAATGGGCTTTGTTACGGCTTTTTCTACCAATATGTTATCCCTAAAGGGGGATTGGGGCTTAGCCTGACAGCTATGGTGCCTGTCTACCGACAGGTAGATCTTTCACCGACATCTTTTTCAGCCTTACCAAGCTTAGCTACCAGACGAGTTGCAGGTGGAAAACGCTAGCCACGGAGGAGGGTAGGAAGGCAATTAATTGTATAGTTTACTAAAACCTAGATATGGACACGGTTGACCAAAAATTCATAGACCTCGAAACGGGATCTTTTATCCCGATGGCGCTCTTCATAGAAATGATGGGTGAAATATCTCAGCTTCCCTACCAAACGACCTTTAGTTTTGAACCTTTTTTAAATACCCTAAAAAAAAGTGTGGTCAATGATGGGTCTCATACTGCCGAGGTGGCTAAGATGGCTTTGGTTGAGCTCGAAAAAGATTTGACTGGGGCGGATTGCCATATAAAAAACGAAGCCTTTACCACCAAGTTGGACAGTATTATGGGGCTGGTCATGCCCTCTTTGATGTTTCGTGACAACCGGAGTATGATTACACCTCCATTCGTCAAACGTTTTGCCTACAAGACCCCTGCTATGAAGGCTTTTTTTATGTCTGGCGATTGGGAAGTTAAGGTGATGGATAAGGGTTTTCATTATGGCATAGGAAATAATACCATTCAAGCTGCAATCTTCATTTTAAATAAATTTTACGGAGCAGATTTTCCGTTGTTTGACGGCACGGTGATTACCTTTCGCAATCGCCATAATGGCTTGGAGAAACATTTCCAAATGTCTATACGGTTTGATTTTATAGAAGTTGAGGCTTTGAATCCTTTGAAGAAAATCTCTAAAAAGCAAATTGATGAGCTTTATTACAACCTACACGATGAAGCGCTGTGGTTGAAAACGGTTTCACCTGAGGATTTTGCTTTTTCTGGATTAGCGATTGGGACCTTTCACGATGTGACAGAGATAGAGATTATTTCTCAATTGAAGGGCTTGGTGATGGATAGGGAACAGAAAATGAATCCCGTTTCTTTCATGCCTTATTTGAAGGGGCAGCTACAGTCATACCTCAATTTACCGGAATTGGAATTTGGGTTTGTAGGGGTTGTGTTTCAGGATTTTTTGGGCAATACTTCTTTTAGTCTAACGGGGTTGAACAAATTAGCTGTCCTTACTTCCTATGAAGATGGTGAAGCTGCTGGAGGGGTATATTACAAGGCCTCCGTTAATGATAATCCCTTGTTATTTCATCAATTAACGGAAATAAAAAGACCTTCTATTGGGGAGAAGCGTTTATTGGAAAAAGGAATTAATAGCTTGATCTTGATCCCTATGAAGGATAATAAAGGGAAACTGATATCTATTTTTGAGATAGCTAGTACGGCAACAAGGGGTTTTAATAGTCTTACAATGTTAAAATTGAGGGAGCTATTCGACCTGCTCCGATTAGGTAATGATCAGTATTTCCAGGATATGAACAACCGAATCAGCCAGTTCATCAAACAACAATTTACTTCTATTCATCCTAGTGTTGAGTGGCGATTTGAACAAGTAGCGGCGGACCATGAAGTTCGGAAAACATTGGTTGATTTTGATGGATCGATATCGCCCATTGTATTCAAGGATGTCTACCCTTTATATGGCCAGGCTGATATTGTAAGTTCTTCCAATCTACGTAATCGATTCATCCAGTTAGATTTAATCGAGAACCTGGAACGGGCCAGCCGTTTAATGCAAATTTGGTTGAAACACCTTGATTTTCACTTATTGGAATCCTTTTATTTAGAGGTAGAAACCATTTTAGACAGGCTTCGAGCAACCTTCATGTCAAGCGATGAGTCTCAGGTGGTTGATTTATTAACTAAAGAGATCCATCCGCTACTTCGTCAATTGAAAGAACAGTATACACAATTGCCAGAAGAGCCCTATTGGGATTACATGAATGGCCTTGATGATACCTTGGATGTGGTATATGACCAGCGCAAAAAATATGAAGATAGCGTTAGCCGCCTTAATCAAGCGGTAGGAAGCTACCTGGAAAAGGATGATGAAAAAATGCAGAAAATCCTCCCTCATTTTTTTGAAAAGTATAAAACAGATGGGGTCGAATACAACATATATATTGGTCAATCATTATTACAAGCAGGGACTTTCAGCGATTTTTTCCTTAAAGATTTCCGTTTATGGCAATTGGTAAATATGAGTGAAATCACTCGTTTGGTTGTTCGGCAATCCCGAGAACTTCCCGTTCCATTGACCACCGCACAGCTGGTTTTTGTCTACAATTCACCGCTGAGCATTCGTTTCCGCATGGATGAAAAGCAATTTGACGTGGATGGCACTTACAATGTGCGCTATGAAATCTTGAAAAAACGCATCGATAAAGCCGTGGTGAAAGAGACGGGGGAGCGACTAACCCAGGCCGGAAAGATTGCCATTGTCTATCTTCAAGAAAAAGACCGCCAGGAATACCTCGGTTATTTGGAATACCTGATCAGAAAGGGCTACATCACCGAAGAAATCGAACAGCTAGACCTGGAAAAGATGCAGGGGGCAGATGGTTTGAAGGCGCTGCGGGTGACGGTGGTGGTTCCGAAAGCCTAGTGCTTGTTTGGAGGTAAGAGGAGCGATTAGCCAAGCTTAAACACAACAGATCACCCCTCCTACCTATCCTACCCCTTCACCATCAAACTAATCACCGGATGCTTCTTCGGCGCCAATAGCGCATTGAGCACCCTGAACGTAAGCTCAACGGATTCCAGCCGGGTAACGGTCTTTACTTCTAAGGTGGTGGTGCTGTGTGCCTTCAATTCCAATACATCGCCATGAGCGTGAAAGGTATAAGGGCTGAGGTTTTCTAAAATAAAATTGGCATCTGAAAGGTTCTCGATCTCAATTTCGGCTACCTGGCTTTTCCCGGAATAGGTAAGCTTGCCTACTTTTAGAGAACTATAGATTAACGGATTCAAATAATCCTCTTTGCCTGATAACAAGTTATTGAACCAAGCCACCGTGCGGCCTGCAAAGAGCGCCTCCTTGATGGATGCCTCGGTTTTTTCCTTGGCGAAAACCAGGGCGATGGGCCGATGCCCTCCTTGTGGGATATCAAATTGCCAGTCTACCAACCCGTGAATATC from Saprospiraceae bacterium encodes:
- a CDS encoding cyanophycinase, which produces MNLFRQICCLTTLIPLLTFSASASVLDIKITSRETILNGKNWGGAGAYEVLKGTIYYGFDPAKAANRGIVDLQLAPRNSEGLVLAQGTLVVVKPIDVAKGSGLAMVEVSNRGGKFTPSYFNQATKSTELLPDDPAYWGDGLLMEQGMTLIWVGWQFDVPISDDVLRLEVPKAKNEDGSPVFGWVRSDWTVDQATEVLSLGHRAPTGYPAIDLGSDEHQLTVRDGRDAPRQLVPGSDWQFAVFKDGKLLEDAGNIWLKDGFKAGKIYELVYKAKDPAIVGLGMAAIRDVMAYAKYDASCPFPVRQGIAAGVSQTGRFLRTFLYHGMNTDEAGRKVYDGMMIITAGAGRGSFNHRFAQPSRDGHRYSAFFYPTDIFPFTGQTAADPFGGTSDGLFLHTRIKDHLPKVFYINTGYEYWGRSASLIHTTPDGLKDLEPLPNERIYHIASGQHFVDAFPPRSNSLVSSAIPAHQGNPLQFKPNYRALMIQLADWVKGNVAPPDSKYPRLAEGTLVTKEALAFPKLAGIEKPTVNQHPYQADYGPRWALEGIIDHQPPKLGYAYVSLVPQVDDWGNELGGIRNVELTVPLATHTGWSLRTGMAANPQELTDFRGLFIPFSRTEQQRLSRNDPRPSINNLYKDKVVYLEKVEAAIDKLVKDRFLLAQDKTYLKNNAEAYWDYMHEGMEAQLETRGPANGSLIVIGGGRLDVEIYEKFKELAGGEAAKIVIIPSASEDRFILRDDYNDQVKQPFEKVGIKDITVLHTRDPKEADSEAFVKPLQEATGVWFVGGRQWRLVDAYAGTRTFDELQQVLARNGVIAGTSAGATIQGSYLARGDSKTNTVMMGDHVNGFGYITNIAIDQHLLARNRQFDLFEVLDKHPHLLGVGLDEGTAIVVKKDEAAVIGRSYVVFYDHHSGDRSFMMLKKGDRYDLRQRRMIRD